Proteins encoded in a region of the Streptomyces sp. NBC_00513 genome:
- a CDS encoding methyltransferase, with product MNRLTTPFGSYELTRFPQDPRDRLRAWDAADEYLLRHLESGTGERGPVDLTGDRQITVIGDRWGTLTTALAAFHPTQITDSSLTRSATMANLDRAGIGTAKETVRLLTTQDAPPERIDVLLVRVPKSLALLEDQLHRLAPHVHAGTVVVGTGMVKEIHTSTLRLFERILGPTKTSLAEKKARLIFCTPGTPGATHAVTPGPWPLTYVVDEDGGSGAGLTVVNHAGIFCADRLDVGTRFFLQNIPTNTDGARVVDLGCGNGVVGTAVAVADPRAEVVFTDESYQAVASAKATFRANVTHERDRADFLVGDGVAMLDPGSVDLILCNPPFHSHQATTDATALRMFAQSRKALRPGGELWVVANRHMGYHTHLKRLFGNSEVTASEPKFVVLRAVKRMERDQRP from the coding sequence ATGAACCGTCTGACCACGCCTTTCGGCTCCTACGAACTCACCCGCTTCCCCCAGGACCCGCGCGATCGTCTCCGCGCCTGGGATGCCGCCGATGAGTACCTGCTGCGGCACCTCGAATCCGGTACCGGGGAACGCGGTCCGGTGGATCTCACCGGCGATCGGCAGATCACCGTGATCGGGGACCGTTGGGGCACGCTGACGACGGCCCTGGCCGCGTTCCACCCGACGCAGATCACCGACTCCTCGCTGACGCGGTCGGCCACCATGGCGAACCTTGATCGTGCCGGGATCGGGACGGCCAAGGAGACGGTGCGGCTGCTGACCACGCAGGACGCTCCGCCGGAGCGGATCGACGTGCTCCTGGTCCGTGTCCCGAAGAGCCTGGCGCTGCTGGAGGACCAGCTGCACCGGCTGGCTCCGCACGTCCACGCGGGCACGGTCGTGGTCGGCACGGGCATGGTCAAGGAGATCCACACCTCCACGCTGCGGCTCTTCGAGCGGATCCTCGGGCCGACGAAGACCTCGCTCGCGGAGAAGAAGGCCCGACTGATCTTCTGTACGCCGGGCACCCCCGGGGCCACGCACGCCGTGACCCCCGGCCCGTGGCCGCTGACGTACGTCGTGGACGAGGACGGGGGCTCGGGCGCCGGGCTGACCGTGGTCAACCACGCCGGCATCTTCTGCGCCGACCGGCTCGACGTCGGCACGCGTTTCTTCCTCCAGAACATCCCGACCAACACGGACGGGGCCCGCGTCGTGGACCTCGGTTGCGGCAACGGGGTTGTCGGCACGGCGGTCGCGGTCGCGGACCCGCGGGCCGAGGTCGTGTTCACGGACGAGTCGTACCAGGCGGTGGCCTCCGCGAAGGCCACGTTCCGCGCCAACGTGACGCACGAGCGGGACCGGGCCGACTTCCTCGTCGGTGACGGGGTCGCGATGCTGGACCCGGGTTCGGTGGACCTGATCCTGTGCAATCCGCCGTTCCACTCCCACCAGGCGACGACGGACGCCACGGCGCTGCGCATGTTCGCGCAGTCGCGCAAGGCGCTGCGGCCGGGTGGCGAGCTCTGGGTCGTCGCCAACCGCCACATGGGCTACCACACGCACCTGAAGCGGCTGTTCGGCAACAGCGAGGTCACCGCGAGCGAGCCGAAGTTCGTGGTGCTGCGGGCGGTCAAGCGGATGGAGCGCGACCAACGCCCGTAA
- a CDS encoding tetratricopeptide repeat protein, with protein MNTPVEYLEHGTPAERWARAGLFFEAKEYATAARVLGSLTTEAPEQLAPRLLLARAYYHSAQLSRAELELRAILERWPVEDYAQLLLGRTLERQGRAVEAAPHLRIAAAMAGEFPE; from the coding sequence ATGAACACGCCGGTGGAGTACCTGGAGCACGGGACGCCGGCCGAGCGCTGGGCGCGCGCCGGGCTCTTCTTCGAGGCGAAGGAGTACGCCACCGCCGCCCGCGTCCTGGGCTCGCTGACCACCGAGGCCCCCGAGCAACTGGCTCCCCGCCTGCTGCTGGCCCGCGCCTACTACCACTCCGCCCAGCTGTCCCGTGCCGAGCTGGAGCTGCGCGCCATCCTGGAGCGCTGGCCGGTGGAGGACTACGCGCAGCTGCTCCTCGGTCGCACACTGGAGCGACAGGGCAGGGCCGTCGAGGCGGCTCCCCACCTGCGGATCGCCGCCGCGATGGCGGGCGAGTTTCCCGAGTAG
- a CDS encoding pirin family protein produces the protein MSNLDRQPALSACGGRGFVVAEPVRELLSPRTVKLGESTEVRRLLPNLGRRMVGAWCFVDHYGPDDIADEPGMQVAPHPHSGLQTVSWLHEGEVLHRDSVGSLETIRPRELGLMTSGRGISHSEESPRPHARLLHGAQLWVALPDAHRDVAPHFQHHADLPQVTAPGLAATVILGTLDGATSPGSAYSPIVGADLALAAGTETRLPLDPDFEYAVLSMSGEATVDGVPVLPGAMLYLGCGRTELPLRAASDAGLMLLGGEPFEEEIVMFWNWIGRSNEEIVQFREDWTNGTRYGEVKGYDGPPIPAPQLPPGPLKARGRVR, from the coding sequence ATGAGCAATCTCGATCGCCAGCCCGCTCTCTCCGCCTGCGGCGGCCGCGGTTTCGTCGTGGCCGAGCCCGTGCGCGAGCTCCTGAGCCCGCGCACCGTCAAGCTCGGGGAGTCCACCGAGGTCCGCCGCCTGCTGCCCAACCTGGGCCGCCGCATGGTGGGCGCCTGGTGCTTCGTCGACCACTACGGCCCGGACGACATCGCCGACGAGCCCGGCATGCAGGTGGCGCCGCACCCGCACTCCGGGCTCCAGACCGTGAGCTGGCTCCACGAGGGCGAGGTGCTGCACCGCGACAGCGTCGGCAGCCTGGAGACCATCCGCCCGCGCGAGCTCGGCCTGATGACCTCCGGCCGCGGCATCAGCCACTCCGAGGAGAGCCCGCGCCCGCACGCCCGCCTCCTGCACGGCGCGCAACTGTGGGTGGCCCTCCCCGACGCCCACCGCGATGTCGCGCCGCACTTCCAGCACCACGCCGACCTCCCGCAGGTCACCGCCCCCGGCCTGGCCGCGACCGTGATCCTCGGCACCCTGGACGGAGCCACCTCGCCCGGCAGCGCCTACAGCCCGATCGTCGGCGCCGACCTCGCCCTGGCGGCGGGCACCGAAACCCGGCTCCCGCTCGACCCGGACTTCGAGTACGCGGTCCTGTCGATGTCGGGCGAGGCCACCGTCGACGGCGTCCCGGTCCTGCCCGGCGCCATGCTCTACCTGGGCTGCGGCCGCACGGAACTCCCCCTGCGGGCGGCCTCGGACGCGGGGCTGATGCTGCTGGGCGGCGAGCCGTTCGAGGAGGAGATCGTCATGTTCTGGAACTGGATCGGGCGGAGCAACGAGGAGATCGTCCAGTTCCGCGAGGACTGGACGAACGGCACCCGCTACGGCGAGGTGAAGGGTTACGACGGCCCCCCGATCCCTGCGCCGCAGCTCCCGCCGGGGCCCTTGAAAGCGCGCGGTCGGGTGCGCTGA
- a CDS encoding NUDIX hydrolase, whose translation MQWKIHGERPIYENKWVNLWLTDIETPDGHRWEHHVVKLRHLAVAAVVNDRREVLMMWRHRFITDAWAWELPMGLVEADETPGEAAAREVLEETGWRPGPMKPLIYAEPANGITDSQHHLFRADGATYDGPPTEKNESDRVEWIPLANIRGMIDRREIVSSGALVGLLYVLMDEGVR comes from the coding sequence ATGCAGTGGAAGATCCACGGTGAACGTCCGATCTACGAAAACAAGTGGGTGAACCTGTGGCTCACCGACATCGAGACGCCGGACGGGCACCGCTGGGAACACCACGTCGTCAAGCTCCGCCACCTGGCCGTGGCCGCTGTGGTCAACGATCGCCGAGAGGTCCTGATGATGTGGCGCCACCGCTTCATCACGGACGCGTGGGCTTGGGAGCTGCCCATGGGTCTGGTGGAGGCGGACGAGACCCCCGGTGAGGCCGCTGCCCGTGAAGTCCTCGAAGAGACCGGCTGGCGTCCGGGCCCGATGAAGCCTCTGATCTACGCGGAACCGGCGAACGGCATCACGGACTCCCAGCACCACTTGTTCCGCGCGGACGGTGCGACGTATGACGGGCCTCCGACCGAGAAGAACGAGTCGGACCGGGTCGAATGGATCCCGCTGGCAAACATCCGGGGCATGATCGACCGCCGTGAGATCGTCAGCAGCGGTGCTCTGGTCGGCCTCCTCTACGTCCTGATGGACGAAGGGGTTCGCTGA
- a CDS encoding helix-turn-helix domain-containing protein translates to MPESRHTKELPASLLTDSEMIDACRVRDFARVFRLVKARAGIYPSMIARQCELTPSRVGEVIAGQRQLLHMDVIERIADGLRIPGHMLGLSRREWETPAALAVAEREPPEPVHPPAGPGPLAALPGVEVDSILAMAAGTNPSPSTLQALRSSIEDYWRRDDEHGGETLRPAVVGQLRYVEGLLKDRRPTPIQHGLYGVAAELARLTGWTYFDARQYQQARAYFSESLQLAREIDDHPFMANVLACMSLQATYQDKPADALALVSAAQDQARAGTTPRVRAMLAMREAFAHAALGDRKATHTAISEAHSQFERIHEGDPDPAWVTYFDEPKLIVDTGIAHGRLGEAAIAEPLIADALAREDPANQRGRAFHAFWLARTQLQRGKLDQACHTAMEALVPAAAVSSERVTGHLREFYEQLAPYREVPAAVAFEARLRATLPPPVQRTPSSIRT, encoded by the coding sequence ATGCCCGAGTCACGTCATACGAAGGAACTGCCGGCAAGCCTGCTCACCGACTCCGAGATGATCGACGCGTGCCGCGTACGCGACTTCGCGAGGGTCTTTCGTCTGGTCAAGGCCCGGGCAGGCATCTATCCGTCCATGATCGCGCGCCAGTGCGAGCTGACGCCCAGTCGGGTGGGCGAGGTGATCGCGGGCCAGCGGCAGCTCCTCCACATGGACGTGATCGAGCGAATTGCCGACGGCTTGCGCATCCCCGGGCACATGCTCGGGCTTTCCCGACGGGAGTGGGAAACGCCGGCTGCGCTCGCGGTGGCCGAGCGCGAGCCACCCGAGCCGGTCCACCCGCCCGCTGGACCCGGACCGCTTGCTGCCTTACCCGGGGTGGAGGTGGACAGCATCCTCGCCATGGCCGCCGGGACCAATCCGAGCCCCTCCACCCTCCAGGCGCTCCGGTCCTCGATCGAGGACTATTGGCGACGCGACGACGAGCACGGTGGAGAGACCCTTCGCCCGGCCGTCGTAGGCCAGCTCCGCTACGTCGAAGGGCTGTTGAAGGACAGGCGGCCGACACCGATACAGCATGGTCTGTACGGCGTCGCGGCGGAGTTGGCGCGACTGACCGGATGGACGTACTTCGATGCTCGGCAGTACCAGCAGGCCCGCGCGTACTTCTCGGAATCTCTGCAACTGGCCAGGGAGATCGACGACCATCCATTCATGGCGAACGTGCTGGCCTGCATGAGCCTCCAAGCGACCTACCAGGACAAGCCGGCGGACGCGCTTGCCCTGGTGTCTGCCGCCCAGGACCAGGCCCGTGCCGGAACGACACCGAGGGTGCGGGCGATGCTGGCCATGCGCGAAGCCTTCGCCCACGCGGCCTTGGGGGACAGGAAGGCTACGCACACCGCGATCTCGGAGGCCCACAGCCAGTTCGAGCGCATCCACGAGGGTGACCCGGACCCGGCCTGGGTGACCTACTTCGACGAGCCGAAGCTCATCGTGGACACGGGCATTGCGCACGGCCGTCTCGGCGAGGCGGCGATCGCCGAACCATTGATCGCGGACGCGCTGGCGCGCGAGGACCCTGCGAACCAGCGCGGCCGAGCATTCCATGCCTTCTGGCTTGCCCGTACTCAGCTCCAGCGGGGGAAGCTCGACCAGGCCTGTCACACGGCGATGGAGGCGCTGGTGCCCGCCGCAGCGGTGTCGTCGGAGCGGGTGACCGGGCACCTTCGCGAGTTCTACGAGCAGCTTGCGCCCTATCGCGAGGTGCCGGCCGCGGTTGCCTTCGAGGCACGCCTACGGGCGACGCTTCCCCCGCCGGTTCAGCGAACCCCTTCGTCCATCAGGACGTAG
- a CDS encoding JmjC domain-containing protein has product MDHHFVSAMEKALGWDGPGALGAAFARGTIEDLDLLDRLLNPRKLLDLVMRRSVTTPQFRIFQDGAELHPGRYIQPSVTRRGQAIPMADMRRVGGLMREGCTMVLDELDFFDPAMEATCRALQWWARELVQVNAYLTTQDASGFKLHWDDHDTVIVQLAGRKSWEVRGASRKAPMYRDSAPNAEPSEEIVWQGVMEPGDVMHIPRGFWHQATRDDQGDGYSLHATFGIVKRVGVNWLAWLADQARTKDLFRYDLDRWNSPGQWEGQQQLLADAVAEMARQLTPQKFLHARERERLAARHVPATGLFGRSEAVVCVTDFEPVIEQHHDTVEVLAAGKKLTFAGKAYPALALLLSGHPVNIADAAEKTGLDVEQLAEILLKEELCTELTPALSSAFTGLVTTAAS; this is encoded by the coding sequence GTGGACCACCACTTCGTCAGCGCAATGGAGAAAGCTCTCGGCTGGGACGGACCCGGTGCACTCGGAGCCGCTTTCGCCCGGGGGACGATCGAGGACCTCGATCTGCTCGATCGCCTGCTGAACCCCAGGAAGCTGCTGGACCTGGTGATGCGCCGCAGCGTCACCACGCCCCAGTTCCGAATCTTCCAGGACGGGGCTGAACTGCACCCCGGCCGGTACATCCAGCCCTCCGTCACCCGGCGGGGACAGGCCATCCCCATGGCCGACATGCGCCGCGTCGGCGGGCTGATGCGCGAGGGCTGCACCATGGTCCTGGACGAGCTCGACTTCTTCGACCCGGCCATGGAGGCCACCTGTCGCGCGCTCCAGTGGTGGGCCCGCGAGCTGGTACAGGTGAACGCCTACCTGACCACCCAGGACGCCAGCGGCTTCAAGCTTCACTGGGACGACCACGACACCGTGATCGTCCAGCTTGCCGGCCGCAAGAGCTGGGAAGTCCGCGGTGCCTCCCGGAAGGCTCCGATGTACCGCGACTCCGCTCCTAATGCTGAGCCCAGCGAGGAAATCGTGTGGCAGGGAGTCATGGAGCCCGGCGACGTGATGCACATCCCGCGCGGCTTCTGGCACCAGGCCACCCGGGACGACCAGGGTGACGGCTACAGCCTGCATGCCACCTTCGGCATCGTGAAGCGCGTCGGCGTGAACTGGTTGGCCTGGCTCGCCGACCAGGCCCGCACCAAGGATCTGTTCCGTTACGACCTGGACCGCTGGAACTCTCCGGGCCAGTGGGAGGGGCAGCAGCAGCTCCTGGCCGACGCCGTCGCCGAGATGGCTAGGCAGCTGACTCCGCAGAAGTTTCTGCATGCGCGCGAGCGGGAGCGCCTGGCTGCCCGGCACGTCCCGGCCACCGGCCTGTTCGGCAGGTCCGAGGCCGTCGTGTGCGTCACGGACTTCGAGCCCGTGATCGAGCAGCACCACGACACCGTGGAGGTCCTTGCCGCAGGCAAGAAACTCACGTTCGCCGGCAAGGCGTATCCGGCCCTCGCCCTGCTGCTGAGCGGCCACCCCGTCAACATCGCCGACGCCGCCGAGAAGACCGGCCTGGACGTGGAGCAGCTCGCCGAGATCCTGCTGAAGGAGGAACTGTGCACGGAGCTGACCCCCGCCTTGTCCTCGGCCTTCACCGGTCTCGTCACGACCGCGGCCTCCTGA
- a CDS encoding aldo/keto reductase has product MHGADPRLVLGLHRSRHDRGLLTAALDLGVTALDTAAPYLGFRSHTTLSETAADLLPKFTLSTKVGFFPGAGGVEHSLDPGRLRLAVEEAARELGREPDTVLLHNPERSLTGLSLADDHALFGGACAALAEAARDGLCQDWGVASWDPRLLSRARVEDLPSPDVLMVRAGFLVGIDLLDLVAVLREVWKVGETWGMSPFGGGHGKVWEEFDPRPFLRPHHGDLSRIQAAFRTSFHLPSATAVAVGTDASGHLAELVQALSAEVDTDAVSQYLHALHSRRQN; this is encoded by the coding sequence GTGCACGGAGCTGACCCCCGCCTTGTCCTCGGCCTTCACCGGTCTCGTCACGACCGCGGCCTCCTGACGGCCGCACTTGATCTCGGGGTCACTGCCCTGGACACTGCGGCCCCCTACCTCGGCTTCCGTTCGCACACCACGCTGTCCGAGACGGCGGCTGATCTGCTGCCGAAGTTCACCCTCTCCACGAAGGTGGGATTCTTCCCGGGCGCCGGAGGTGTTGAGCACTCGCTCGATCCGGGCCGACTGCGCCTCGCCGTCGAGGAGGCTGCCCGGGAGCTCGGCAGGGAACCTGACACGGTGCTCCTCCACAACCCGGAGCGGAGCCTCACGGGCCTGTCCCTGGCCGATGACCACGCCCTCTTCGGCGGTGCATGCGCGGCGCTGGCCGAGGCCGCCCGCGACGGTCTGTGCCAGGACTGGGGTGTGGCTTCCTGGGACCCCCGGCTGCTCAGCAGGGCCAGGGTGGAGGATCTGCCGTCTCCGGACGTCTTGATGGTCCGGGCCGGGTTCCTCGTGGGGATCGACCTTCTCGATCTCGTGGCCGTCCTACGCGAGGTCTGGAAGGTGGGTGAGACGTGGGGCATGAGCCCCTTCGGCGGTGGCCATGGGAAGGTGTGGGAAGAGTTCGACCCCCGGCCGTTCCTGCGACCGCATCATGGGGATCTGTCGCGCATCCAGGCGGCGTTCCGAACCTCGTTCCATTTGCCCAGTGCTACGGCTGTGGCGGTCGGTACGGACGCCTCCGGCCACCTGGCTGAACTGGTCCAGGCGCTGAGCGCGGAGGTGGACACCGACGCTGTCAGTCAGTACCTCCACGCCCTCCATTCACGCCGTCAGAACTGA
- a CDS encoding beta-propeller fold lactonase family protein: MQHFAVRGNPRVGSVRGYVSKHGVRKASCTVLVAAAVLTPSVALAAPAAPGTYAYVANTGQNKVRVFDTATNALVTSIDTGAFSGPLQVAAARNGKKVYVTERDSGAVSAIDALTNTVVAEIPTGNGTPESVAISPDDSRAYVTVEGNGLANRVVAINTATNAVAGTLETGADTLPNGLAVSPDGKRLYVAYRGAGVVAVIDSATMTLITTVDVGPSAPRKVAISPSGARVYVTENTSGEVSVIDTATNTVVVPIPVNQGLDGVEVSLDGKRVYVADRNNARVAVIDAATNSVVTSIPTSGDPAEMAVSPTGARLYVSHPNGAHGVSVIDLATNSVSATIDSPQGALIGIDLGSVPGTSKVSCPAGSVLTGGGFGSTGPAPDQLVSRPVPGTNDWEVNGQNRTRDDVTLTPYAVCATP, from the coding sequence ATGCAGCACTTCGCCGTTCGCGGGAATCCGCGTGTGGGGAGCGTCCGGGGGTACGTGTCGAAGCACGGCGTTCGGAAAGCATCGTGCACGGTACTCGTTGCCGCAGCCGTTCTCACGCCGTCCGTCGCCCTGGCGGCTCCTGCCGCACCCGGCACGTACGCATACGTCGCCAACACGGGCCAGAACAAGGTCCGGGTGTTCGACACCGCCACCAACGCCCTCGTGACGAGCATCGACACCGGAGCGTTCAGCGGGCCCCTGCAGGTCGCCGCTGCCCGAAACGGCAAGAAGGTCTACGTGACGGAGCGGGACTCGGGCGCCGTGTCGGCGATCGACGCTCTCACCAACACCGTGGTGGCCGAAATCCCCACGGGGAACGGCACTCCGGAGAGCGTGGCCATCTCGCCGGACGACAGTCGCGCCTATGTCACCGTGGAGGGGAACGGACTGGCCAACCGCGTGGTGGCGATCAACACCGCCACCAATGCCGTCGCGGGCACCCTCGAGACGGGGGCGGACACGCTCCCGAACGGGCTGGCGGTATCCCCGGACGGGAAGCGCCTCTACGTCGCCTACCGGGGCGCAGGTGTGGTGGCAGTGATCGACTCCGCCACCATGACGCTCATCACGACGGTGGACGTCGGACCGAGCGCACCGCGAAAGGTGGCCATCTCGCCGAGCGGCGCACGTGTCTACGTCACCGAGAACACCTCGGGCGAGGTATCGGTCATCGACACCGCCACCAACACGGTCGTGGTGCCGATTCCGGTCAACCAGGGGCTGGACGGCGTGGAGGTCTCGCTGGACGGAAAGCGCGTCTACGTCGCCGACCGGAACAACGCCCGGGTGGCGGTCATCGATGCCGCCACGAACAGCGTCGTCACTTCGATCCCCACCTCCGGGGATCCCGCGGAGATGGCGGTTTCCCCCACCGGAGCCCGGCTGTACGTCAGCCACCCCAACGGCGCGCACGGGGTATCCGTCATCGACCTCGCCACCAACTCCGTCTCCGCGACCATCGACAGTCCCCAAGGCGCGCTCATCGGAATCGACCTGGGCTCGGTGCCGGGGACCTCAAAGGTGTCCTGCCCGGCCGGCAGCGTGCTGACGGGCGGCGGCTTCGGATCCACCGGTCCCGCACCGGATCAGCTCGTCAGCAGGCCGGTACCCGGCACCAACGACTGGGAGGTGAACGGGCAGAACAGGACGCGGGACGACGTCACCCTCACCCCGTATGCCGTCTGTGCCACGCCATGA
- a CDS encoding peptidoglycan recognition family protein — protein MTFTPHSRLTRRALVSAALAVGAASILPTAAASPAMASTGPRAFQRRDGHRAPEITDCTGWGAREASEPVVLLTSRPSKIIIHHTATANVTDYSRERALRLARAIQTYHMDMQGWIDTGQHFTISRGAFVLEGRHHSLAALDAGAQTVRGAHCVGQNNVAIGIENEGTYMTVQPPPAQFSALADLCARVCRQYDVPASEIYGHRDFNSTACPGDTLYALLPKLREDVARRLGSAEPVSLPRRPEHPPLDRPADPAAVADAHSEYLPEGLLGSLHHG, from the coding sequence ATGACATTCACACCGCACTCCCGGCTCACCCGCAGGGCTCTGGTATCCGCCGCGCTCGCGGTCGGAGCCGCCTCCATCCTGCCCACCGCCGCCGCCTCCCCGGCCATGGCCTCCACCGGTCCCCGGGCATTCCAGCGCCGCGACGGCCACCGGGCACCCGAGATCACCGACTGCACCGGCTGGGGCGCCCGCGAGGCGTCCGAACCCGTCGTGCTGCTCACCTCGCGGCCCTCGAAGATCATCATCCACCACACGGCCACGGCCAACGTCACGGACTACTCGCGGGAGCGGGCCCTCAGACTCGCCCGTGCCATCCAGACGTACCACATGGACATGCAGGGCTGGATCGACACCGGCCAGCACTTCACCATCAGCAGGGGTGCCTTCGTCCTCGAGGGGCGGCACCACAGCCTCGCCGCGCTGGACGCCGGGGCCCAGACGGTACGGGGCGCCCACTGCGTCGGCCAGAACAACGTGGCCATCGGCATCGAGAACGAGGGCACCTACATGACGGTGCAGCCTCCGCCGGCGCAGTTCTCCGCCCTCGCCGACCTGTGCGCCCGCGTGTGCCGCCAGTACGACGTGCCGGCCTCCGAGATCTACGGGCACCGGGACTTCAACAGCACCGCGTGTCCCGGTGACACGCTCTACGCGCTGCTGCCGAAGCTGCGCGAGGACGTCGCCCGGCGACTCGGAAGCGCCGAGCCCGTGTCGCTGCCGCGCCGGCCCGAACACCCTCCTCTCGACCGGCCCGCCGACCCGGCGGCGGTGGCCGACGCTCACTCGGAGTACCTCCCGGAAGGGCTGCTGGGGTCTCTGCACCACGGCTGA